From Herpetosiphon gulosus, the proteins below share one genomic window:
- a CDS encoding response regulator, whose protein sequence is MVPQTIAVVNNDLALLDLLQELLLEAGYATTTYLTTDQTYQQLRDSQPSLIILDVGLQASAPGWPLLKLLHFDPNTVQIPVLVTTVDHAFIQGKQAFLQAAGCDVLELPASFTDLVAKVETLIGAPLARSIPTSDPP, encoded by the coding sequence ATGGTGCCCCAAACGATTGCTGTTGTTAATAATGATTTGGCGTTATTGGATTTATTACAGGAACTCTTGCTCGAAGCTGGCTATGCCACCACAACCTACCTGACCACCGACCAGACCTATCAACAGTTACGGGATAGTCAACCAAGCTTAATTATTCTCGATGTGGGTCTTCAAGCATCCGCACCAGGCTGGCCATTGCTTAAATTACTCCATTTTGATCCGAATACGGTGCAGATCCCCGTTCTGGTTACGACGGTTGATCATGCTTTTATTCAAGGCAAGCAAGCCTTTTTGCAAGCAGCTGGCTGCGATGTGCTCGAACTTCCAGCCAGTTTTACCGACCTCGTTGCCAAAGTTGAAACATTAATTGGTGCGCCGCTTGCTCGAAGCATACCGACAAGCGATCCACCATAA
- a CDS encoding element excision factor XisH family protein: protein MLSHTTMSSILIPALERQGWLITHQPLRMLWYGIESQLDLAANSNSHSSIAIAIYPPHDDSGVPPLTCFLGQALVTQAILGRLDPMCMLYCALDRAIFTALLAAPLSDLLRSAYQMRFIVVDATQGESIQWIPAQAPAQSLNWS from the coding sequence ATGCTGTCTCATACAACCATGTCTTCCATCTTGATTCCAGCCTTAGAACGGCAGGGATGGTTAATCACCCATCAACCATTACGCATGCTATGGTATGGGATCGAAAGCCAACTCGATCTTGCGGCGAATAGCAACAGCCATAGTTCTATCGCGATTGCGATCTACCCTCCGCACGATGACAGTGGCGTACCACCATTAACATGCTTCTTGGGGCAAGCCTTAGTGACACAAGCAATTCTTGGACGACTTGACCCGATGTGTATGCTCTACTGTGCGCTTGATCGAGCTATATTTACGGCCTTATTAGCCGCACCGCTGAGTGATCTCTTACGTTCGGCCTATCAGATGCGATTTATCGTGGTTGATGCAACCCAAGGGGAGTCAATTCAATGGATACCTGCACAAGCCCCTGCACAATCCTTGAACTGGTCTTAA
- a CDS encoding LapA family protein, whose amino-acid sequence MKAILGIVTGILMLLFAAIGFQNTTAISIHLFDWQTPALPLWMLLLTALASGMLVVGLFAFPRQIETYYTNLRQRGQAAPVQRPLIPIDAAMPPPTTMPLAVEAGPQHYNPQTGERLDPWIDDVPKRTV is encoded by the coding sequence ATGAAAGCCATTCTTGGCATCGTTACTGGAATCTTAATGTTGCTCTTTGCAGCAATTGGCTTCCAAAACACAACGGCGATTTCGATTCACCTCTTCGATTGGCAAACACCAGCCCTGCCTTTATGGATGCTCCTATTGACTGCCTTGGCCAGTGGGATGCTGGTGGTCGGCTTGTTTGCCTTTCCACGCCAGATCGAGACCTACTATACGAACCTCCGCCAACGTGGGCAGGCCGCTCCGGTTCAACGACCATTGATTCCAATTGATGCTGCGATGCCACCACCAACGACCATGCCACTCGCCGTCGAGGCTGGGCCACAACACTATAATCCACAAACCGGTGAGCGCCTTGATCCATGGATCGATGATGTGCCAAAACGCACGGTATGA
- a CDS encoding AraC family ligand binding domain-containing protein — MIDPIPVPNGAPRLRDHPVARGIGNNQILHLADAVDHLVNEVHPAIHGHRQITLFRQAPVTLVLFVFDVGGELPDHVAQGIVSIQVLNGRLTIHIAGNDHPLDAGQILFLNPAVAHSVRAEIASTMLLTVHHIESITVAQTTAEP; from the coding sequence ATGATCGACCCTATTCCCGTCCCCAACGGAGCGCCTCGGCTCCGCGACCATCCCGTCGCACGCGGTATCGGCAACAATCAGATTCTGCATCTTGCCGATGCTGTCGATCACCTCGTGAATGAGGTTCATCCCGCGATCCACGGTCATCGTCAGATAACCCTGTTCCGTCAAGCACCAGTCACGCTCGTCTTATTTGTCTTTGATGTGGGAGGTGAGCTTCCCGATCATGTTGCCCAAGGCATCGTCAGTATTCAGGTACTTAACGGCAGGTTGACCATCCACATCGCAGGGAATGATCATCCCTTGGATGCGGGACAGATCCTTTTCCTCAATCCCGCCGTTGCGCATAGCGTGCGGGCCGAGATCGCGAGCACGATGCTCTTGACCGTCCATCACATCGAGTCAATTACCGTGGCACAAACGACTGCGGAGCCATAA